The DNA window TTCTCGACCTCGGCGGGAGCTACTTCGAACTGCTCGAACCGCACGAGGACGGGGCGATAGGGCAGTACCTCGACAAGCACGGGCCTGGAATCCACCACGTAGCGGTCCGGACGGACGACGTTTCGGACGCACTCGGGAAAGCCCGGGAGGTGGGGGTAGAGCTCATAGACGAGGAACCGCGGCAGGGGGCGTGGGGGCACGAAGTGGCGTTCCTCCACCCGAACTCGACGGGCGGCGTCCTCGTCGAGTTCGTCTCGCACTGACCGCCGTGGGCGCGCGGTTCGCCGACGACGCGACGACTCGCAGACGGTACTATATTTACCTCCCGACGAGAGTAGCGGACGAATGCGCGACTGGCTCTCTCACCGGGTCCGAGCGTCGCCGGACGCGACGGCCCTGATACTCGCTTCGACGGGGGAATCGTGGACCTTCGCGGAGCTCGATTCGATGGTCGAGGAGACGGCGGCCCGCCTCGCCGCACTCGGCGTCGAGTCGGGCGACCACCTCGGCGTCGTCATGGAGACGCGAGTCGCATACGTCCGATTGCTTCACGCCGCGATGCGCCTCGGGGTGACGCTGGTGCCGATGGGCGACGGGCTGACGGCGGGCGAACTCCGGTCGCAGGCGGAGACGGCGGACGTCACCGCCGTCGTCTGCGGGTCGGCCACGGAGGGCCGGGCCGTCGAGGCGGCGGGAGAGGCGCCGGTCGTCAGCGTGGACCCGCCCGCGACGGACGAGGTCAGCGCCCTCGAAGACGCCTCGCCCGAGAGCTTCGAACCCGCGTCGTGGGAACTCGACGACGCGCAACTGCTGCTTTTCACCTCCGGGACGACGGGCGACCCGAAGGCCGTCACCCTCACGACTTTGAATCTGCTTTCGAGCGCCGTCGCCTCGGCGTTCCGACTCGGATTCGACCCGGCCGACAGGTGGTTGGTGGCGCTTTCGCTGCACCACATGGGCGGCATCGCGCCCGTGCTTCGGATGCCGCTCTACGGGATGACCGTCGTCCTCAGACCGGAGTTTCGGGCCGGACCGACGGCCGACGACATCGAACGCCACGAGGTGACCGCCGTCTCTCTGGTCCCGACGATGCTCCGCCGGATGTTGGAGAAGCGCGGAACGCTCTCGGAGTCGCTCAGGGTCGTCCTCCTCGGCGGCGCGCCCGCGTCGGCGGAGTTGATAGAGCGGTGTCGGAACTACTCCGTCCCCGTCTACCCGACGTACGGGATGACAGAAACCGCCTCCCAGATAGCCACGGCGCGCCCGAAGGAGGCGTTCCGGAACGTCGGAACCGTGGGTCGGCCCCTCTACTGGACGGACCTCACCGTCGTAGACGAGTCGGGCGCCCCCGTCGAACGCGGCGAGACGGGCGAACTCGTCGTCTCGGGGCCGACGGTCACGCCGGGGTACTACGGCGACGAGGCGGCGACGACCGAGGCGTTCTGCGAGTACGGCCTGAAGACGGGCGACGCGGGCTACCTCGACGCCGAGGGGCGACTGTACGTGCTCAACCGGGTGGACGACCGAATCATCACCGGCGGCGAGAACGTCGAACCCGGCGAGGTGGTCGACGTCCTCCGCTCGCACCCCGACGTTCGCGACGCCGCCGTCGTCGGCGTCCCCGACCCCGAGTGGGGCGAACGCGTCGGCGCACTCGTCGTCCGCGACTCCGAGGAACTGACGCGGGACGGCGTAGAGGAGTACGCCCGCGAACGACTCGCGGGGTTCAAACTGCCCCGAATCGTCGCGTTCGCCGACGAACT is part of the Halopelagius longus genome and encodes:
- the mce gene encoding methylmalonyl-CoA epimerase: MELDHVGVAAADASGLAAMFGELFDAPVVHEEEFDGMSVLFLDLGGSYFELLEPHEDGAIGQYLDKHGPGIHHVAVRTDDVSDALGKAREVGVELIDEEPRQGAWGHEVAFLHPNSTGGVLVEFVSH
- the menE gene encoding o-succinylbenzoate--CoA ligase; the protein is MRDWLSHRVRASPDATALILASTGESWTFAELDSMVEETAARLAALGVESGDHLGVVMETRVAYVRLLHAAMRLGVTLVPMGDGLTAGELRSQAETADVTAVVCGSATEGRAVEAAGEAPVVSVDPPATDEVSALEDASPESFEPASWELDDAQLLLFTSGTTGDPKAVTLTTLNLLSSAVASAFRLGFDPADRWLVALSLHHMGGIAPVLRMPLYGMTVVLRPEFRAGPTADDIERHEVTAVSLVPTMLRRMLEKRGTLSESLRVVLLGGAPASAELIERCRNYSVPVYPTYGMTETASQIATARPKEAFRNVGTVGRPLYWTDLTVVDESGAPVERGETGELVVSGPTVTPGYYGDEAATTEAFCEYGLKTGDAGYLDAEGRLYVLNRVDDRIITGGENVEPGEVVDVLRSHPDVRDAAVVGVPDPEWGERVGALVVRDSEELTRDGVEEYARERLAGFKLPRIVAFADELPRTVSGTVKRDAVRERLEAVAEDEDEETDEPDDETANGESEDEDEAPEGDESDDEPTDESDDGDEESDDGDEDYEVRDEESDDSPDGDAPADATE